A window of the Desertifilum tharense IPPAS B-1220 genome harbors these coding sequences:
- a CDS encoding orange carotenoid-binding protein, translating into MAITIDSARGIFPGTLSADAVPALTARFNQLSAEDQLAWTWFAFLEMGKTVTVAAPGAASMQFAEATLNQIKQMTFEEQTQVMCDLANHADTPICRIYATWSPNIKLGFWHQLGKWMEEGIVAPIPTGYKLSANATAVLETLKTLDQGQQITVLRNSVVDMGFDVNKLDGYTRVSEPVVAPKAISQRTNVTIQGLDNPTVLSYMNNLNANDFDELIKLFVEDGALQPPFQRPIVGKKAIMQFFREECQNLNLMPERGVAEPADDGYTQVKVTGKVQTPWFGAAVGMNMAWRFLLNPEGKIFFVAIDLLASPKELLNLMR; encoded by the coding sequence ATGGCAATTACGATTGATTCCGCTCGCGGTATTTTCCCCGGAACCTTGTCGGCTGATGCCGTTCCTGCGCTAACCGCACGCTTCAACCAGTTGAGTGCCGAAGACCAGCTTGCATGGACGTGGTTTGCCTTCCTGGAAATGGGCAAAACGGTTACAGTTGCGGCTCCAGGCGCAGCCAGTATGCAATTTGCTGAAGCAACCCTGAACCAGATTAAACAGATGACCTTTGAGGAGCAGACTCAGGTGATGTGCGATCTGGCGAATCATGCAGATACCCCGATTTGCCGCATTTATGCCACCTGGTCGCCGAATATTAAGCTGGGATTTTGGCATCAGCTTGGAAAATGGATGGAAGAAGGCATTGTTGCACCCATTCCCACAGGCTATAAGCTTTCAGCCAATGCCACGGCTGTCTTAGAAACCCTCAAAACCCTGGATCAGGGACAGCAAATCACCGTCCTGCGGAACTCTGTGGTAGACATGGGGTTTGATGTCAATAAACTAGACGGCTACACCAGAGTTTCTGAACCTGTGGTTGCGCCTAAAGCAATATCCCAGCGTACCAATGTCACCATTCAAGGTCTCGACAACCCAACCGTGTTGAGCTACATGAACAACTTGAATGCAAATGACTTTGACGAGCTGATTAAGCTGTTCGTCGAAGATGGTGCTTTGCAGCCTCCTTTCCAGAGACCAATCGTAGGCAAAAAAGCAATTATGCAGTTTTTCCGCGAAGAGTGTCAGAACCTCAACCTGATGCCCGAACGGGGTGTCGCTGAACCCGCAGATGACGGTTACACCCAGGTCAAAGTCACGGGTAAGGTACAAACGCCTTGGTTTGGCGCGGCAGTTGGGATGAACATGGCATGGCGGTTTTTGCTCAACCCTGAAGGCAAGATCTTCTTTGTAGCGATCGATCTATTGGCTTCTCCTAAAGAGCTGCTAAACCTGATGCGCTAG